The following are encoded in a window of bacterium genomic DNA:
- the rnc gene encoding ribonuclease III yields the protein MELSKLEKVIGYKFEEKNLLKEAVTHRSYLNENPKWDVPDNERLEFLGDAVLELSVTEELYKRFPEQKEGALTSYRAALVNYVMMARIAGDIGLEKFVLLSRGEARDGGKAREVILANAMEALIGAIYLDGGQDVANSFVNKFVLEHLEEVLRAGSYKDPKSKLQEKVQETKRVTPVYKVLSEIGPDHAKVFTVGVYFGEKMIAKGTGQSKQEAEADAAKEALSLLD from the coding sequence ATGGAGTTATCTAAATTAGAAAAAGTAATCGGTTATAAGTTTGAAGAAAAAAACCTTTTGAAAGAGGCGGTAACTCACCGTTCTTATTTGAATGAAAATCCTAAGTGGGATGTGCCGGACAATGAGCGATTGGAATTTTTGGGAGATGCGGTTTTAGAATTATCGGTTACCGAAGAATTGTACAAGCGTTTTCCGGAGCAGAAAGAAGGAGCGCTCACGAGTTATCGAGCCGCTTTAGTGAATTATGTGATGATGGCTCGGATTGCCGGAGATATAGGCTTGGAGAAATTTGTTTTGCTTTCCCGTGGAGAGGCAAGAGATGGCGGAAAAGCGCGTGAGGTTATTCTGGCGAACGCGATGGAGGCGTTGATTGGCGCGATATACCTTGATGGCGGACAGGATGTAGCAAACAGCTTTGTAAATAAATTTGTTTTAGAGCATTTGGAAGAAGTTTTACGGGCCGGGTCTTATAAGGATCCGAAGAGCAAGCTTCAGGAAAAAGTGCAGGAAACCAAGCGAGTCACGCCGGTTTATAAAGTATTGTCGGAAATCGGACCGGATCATGCGAAGGTATTTACTGTGGGAGTTTATTTCGGGGAAAAAATGATTGCTAAAGGCACCGGCCAGTCTAAACAAGAGGCGGAAGCAGATGCCGCGAAAGAGGCTTTGTCCTTGCTCGACTAG
- the nusB gene encoding transcription antitermination factor NusB, with the protein MATRQLARSVVLQSLFEWDFYHKKEDLTKVLERNLAEFAPGIDEPEFAWRLMKGIVDNLEELDTIITRAAPDWPIEQIAIIDRNALRIGLYELLHADHEEVPPKVAINEAIEISKNYGGPNSGKFINGVLGTIYKEMLASGQIVEKPKEEKKEE; encoded by the coding sequence ATGGCAACTCGACAACTTGCAAGATCAGTAGTCCTCCAATCACTCTTTGAGTGGGACTTTTACCACAAGAAAGAAGATTTGACGAAAGTCTTGGAAAGAAACCTTGCGGAATTTGCTCCCGGCATTGATGAGCCGGAATTTGCTTGGAGATTGATGAAAGGAATCGTGGATAATCTGGAAGAGCTGGACACCATTATCACTCGCGCCGCGCCGGACTGGCCGATTGAGCAGATTGCCATTATCGATCGCAATGCTTTGCGCATAGGTCTTTATGAGTTGCTGCATGCGGACCATGAGGAGGTTCCGCCAAAGGTTGCTATAAATGAAGCCATCGAAATTTCCAAGAATTACGGTGGGCCGAACTCCGGAAAGTTCATCAACGGTGTTCTCGGCACCATTTATAAAGAAATGTTGGCTTCTGGGCAGATAGTGGAAAAGCCAAAAGAAGAGAAAAAAGAAGAATAA
- the rpmF gene encoding 50S ribosomal protein L32, translating to MGGVPVKHHSKSKVGRRRSHLALKKHMIIACLKCQGPMLPHKACPQCGVYEKAK from the coding sequence ATGGGTGGCGTACCAGTAAAACATCATTCTAAATCGAAAGTCGGCCGTCGCCGGTCGCATTTGGCTTTGAAAAAACACATGATTATCGCTTGCCTGAAGTGTCAGGGTCCGATGCTTCCACATAAGGCTTGCCCGCAGTGTGGAGTGTACGAGAAGGCGAAATAG
- a CDS encoding S1C family serine protease, giving the protein MKPRNALIAGTLAVLVATFCFVYVQKKIENTRKDSEQANVILTERVLELEDARVATEKEKAEMNLQIGFLLYALGENVGHLTDQNTNLADQNDDLRDELNKLREDFESYKNCIVKIYGEAGYLTHLMVDYSNTKEPTKKARSCLSGSIIRYEGNTYILTAGHLDMAGYTVSKITATFNFGVSTQEAEIVGYDHSYDVMLLKFKDPNFKYEGYTPGFADKDSLKVGHRVVAMGSPLCKPFVLSVGCIGKIYRDSPATRDLLMHNALINPGNSGGPLLNEDGQIVGINTMVTGDPVNNFVSAMGIAVSVRSILEVMPELIRGQKN; this is encoded by the coding sequence ATGAAACCTCGCAATGCCCTGATTGCCGGTACGCTTGCCGTACTTGTTGCTACTTTTTGCTTCGTTTACGTACAGAAAAAGATTGAAAATACGCGCAAAGATAGCGAACAGGCCAATGTCATACTTACCGAAAGAGTGCTGGAACTTGAAGATGCCCGTGTCGCAACGGAAAAAGAAAAAGCCGAAATGAATCTGCAGATTGGTTTTCTTCTTTATGCGCTCGGCGAAAACGTCGGACATCTGACTGACCAAAATACGAATCTGGCGGACCAGAACGATGATCTGCGCGATGAACTGAACAAGCTCCGCGAAGATTTCGAAAGCTACAAGAACTGCATCGTCAAGATCTATGGCGAAGCCGGCTACCTGACCCATCTGATGGTGGATTATAGCAACACAAAAGAACCCACTAAGAAGGCGCGGTCCTGCCTGTCGGGCTCGATCATCCGCTACGAAGGCAACACCTACATCCTGACTGCCGGCCATCTGGATATGGCGGGCTACACGGTCTCCAAGATCACGGCGACCTTCAACTTCGGAGTCAGCACCCAGGAAGCGGAGATCGTGGGCTACGATCATAGCTATGACGTGATGCTGCTCAAGTTCAAAGACCCGAACTTCAAATATGAAGGCTACACCCCAGGCTTCGCCGATAAGGACAGTCTGAAGGTGGGCCATCGGGTCGTGGCAATGGGCTCCCCTCTCTGCAAACCTTTCGTGCTGTCGGTGGGGTGTATCGGTAAAATTTACCGGGATTCCCCGGCCACTCGGGACCTGCTGATGCATAATGCCCTAATCAACCCCGGCAACTCCGGCGGACCGCTACTCAACGAAGATGGCCAAATCGTCGGCATCAACACGATGGTCACCGGCGACCCCGTCAATAACTTCGTTTCGGCAATGGGGATCGCGGTATCCGTAAGAAGCATTCTGGAAGTCATGCCCGAACTGATCAGAGGACAAAAAAATTAA
- a CDS encoding AAA family ATPase encodes MPANQQGIPPGRSPKFRPPSFRLLMIFIISLLIIGAYDRFFGGPNVEDKAITIDELYKEIDSGSVKEMNIDRNTGVVAGKFSSNKLFHTQVADVEKLEAIALAKNVKLTAKPLGTEWWVYALQFFASWGILVLLIVFFFWFNSRRQKAMLSVGNLTSKARKERFSDVAGCDEAIEETQEAIDALKRPEIYRKFGAKAPRGILLTGSPGVGKTLMAKAMAGECGASFYALSGSDFVQVFVGVGAMRIRETFAMARAHAPSIIFFDEFDAVASQRMPGPGGNDEKAQTVTALLDEMDGFKTDERVLVIAATNRPENLDEAVKRPGRLDREISIDLPDLKARELILKIHTRNKPKAPEVDLMQVAKWTPNHSGAKLEAVANEAAFMAIRAKKDEIGMKEFDEAIDRVAWGPIKKSREMTDDDLELVTHHEIGHTIVARHHKISVRKVTNLPRAKAGGYTGLVMEENQMTRAHLQYFKNMLDMLFGGKAGEIAKYGKSCIGDHQDRKMATDLARRMVCEFGMSERIGLAVIAQRSDFLGASSNNLSCSDAFAQIVDEEIKKILDDAFERAQQIVKDNLRQRDALVAELLEKKVLTGDEIDAVIAGCANPT; translated from the coding sequence ATGCCTGCCAATCAGCAGGGAATTCCGCCGGGTCGTTCCCCTAAATTTCGCCCTCCTTCTTTTCGGCTGTTGATGATTTTTATTATCTCTTTGTTGATAATCGGAGCCTATGATCGATTCTTCGGCGGTCCGAATGTTGAAGACAAGGCCATCACGATTGATGAGTTGTATAAGGAAATTGACAGTGGTTCGGTGAAAGAAATGAACATCGATCGAAACACCGGAGTGGTCGCTGGAAAATTTTCCAGCAATAAACTTTTCCATACTCAAGTCGCCGACGTCGAGAAGCTGGAAGCCATAGCGCTGGCCAAAAACGTGAAGCTGACTGCCAAGCCCCTTGGTACTGAATGGTGGGTGTATGCTTTGCAATTCTTTGCTTCTTGGGGGATTTTGGTTTTGCTAATAGTTTTCTTTTTCTGGTTCAATTCTAGACGGCAGAAGGCAATGCTTAGTGTAGGAAATTTGACCAGTAAGGCTCGGAAAGAAAGATTCTCTGATGTTGCCGGTTGCGATGAGGCGATTGAGGAAACGCAGGAAGCGATTGATGCCTTGAAGCGCCCGGAAATTTACCGGAAGTTTGGAGCGAAGGCTCCGCGCGGTATTTTGCTCACGGGTTCTCCCGGAGTCGGCAAGACCCTGATGGCTAAAGCTATGGCCGGTGAATGCGGCGCCTCCTTCTATGCTTTGAGCGGTTCGGATTTTGTGCAGGTTTTCGTTGGTGTCGGCGCAATGCGTATTCGTGAAACATTCGCCATGGCTCGCGCTCATGCCCCATCAATTATTTTTTTCGATGAGTTTGACGCGGTTGCATCGCAGCGGATGCCTGGTCCGGGTGGAAATGACGAAAAAGCCCAGACTGTAACGGCGCTGCTGGATGAGATGGACGGATTCAAAACCGACGAACGTGTTCTGGTGATTGCCGCCACTAATCGTCCGGAAAATCTGGATGAAGCGGTGAAGAGGCCTGGCCGCTTGGATAGGGAAATCAGTATTGATTTGCCTGACTTGAAGGCCCGCGAATTAATCTTGAAGATTCATACCAGAAATAAACCCAAGGCTCCAGAAGTTGACCTTATGCAAGTCGCGAAGTGGACTCCTAATCATTCCGGCGCCAAGTTGGAAGCGGTTGCGAATGAAGCCGCATTCATGGCTATTCGGGCCAAAAAAGACGAGATCGGAATGAAGGAGTTTGACGAAGCGATTGACCGAGTCGCTTGGGGCCCGATTAAAAAGAGTCGGGAGATGACAGATGATGATTTGGAATTGGTGACCCATCATGAGATCGGACATACAATCGTTGCGAGACATCACAAGATTTCTGTGCGCAAAGTTACAAATCTTCCGCGAGCTAAAGCCGGTGGTTATACCGGACTGGTTATGGAAGAAAATCAGATGACCCGCGCTCACCTGCAATACTTCAAAAATATGCTCGACATGCTCTTTGGCGGAAAAGCCGGAGAGATTGCTAAGTACGGAAAATCTTGTATTGGTGATCATCAGGATCGTAAAATGGCCACTGACCTTGCTCGTCGTATGGTCTGTGAATTCGGAATGAGCGAGCGCATTGGTTTGGCGGTGATTGCCCAGCGTAGTGATTTCTTGGGAGCGTCCTCCAACAATCTAAGCTGTTCTGATGCTTTTGCTCAGATTGTGGACGAAGAGATTAAAAAGATTCTGGATGATGCCTTTGAGCGCGCCCAGCAGATTGTTAAGGATAATTTGCGTCAGCGCGACGCGTTGGTTGCCGAACTACTGGAAAAGAAGGTTCTGACCGGTGATGAAATTGATGCAGTGATTGCCGGTTGTGCTAATCCGACGTAA